The sequence CTTATGCGTTCTCCTTCATGCTTGTGAACTGGGAGCCCGTGATGATCTGGAAGGCCTCGCGATAGCGCTCGGACGTGCCATCGATGACCTCGGCGGGCAGGTGCGGGGTCTCCCCCGTCATATCCCAGTTGGCCTTGAGCCAATTGCGGACGAATTGCTTGTCGTAGCTAGGCTGGATCTTGCCCTCCTCGTAGCTGGCAGCAGGCCAGAAACGGCTGGAGTCGGGCGTGAGGCACTCGTCGATCAGCGTGACCTTGCCATCAATAACACCAAACTCGAACTTGGTGTCGGCAATGATGATGCCACGGGTCGCGGCGTACTCGGCAGCGGCCTTGTAGATCTTGAGGGAAAGGTCACGAATCTGCGTGGCGATGTCCTCGCCCACGATCTCGCAGCAACGCTCGAACGAGATGTTCTCGTCGTGGTCACCGATCTCGGCCTTCGTGGACGGCGTGAACAGCGGCTCAGGAAGCTTGGAAGCCTCGGTCAGGCCCTCAGGCAGCTGGATGCCGCAGACGGTGCCGTTCTCGTCGTAGGTCTTCTTGCCCGAACCGGTCAGATAGCCGCGGACGATGCACTCGATAGGAATCGTCTGGGCCTTCTTAACCAGCATGGCGCGGCCAGCGAGGTAGTCACGATACTCAGCAAACTCCTCGGGGAAATCCGCCGGGTCGATGGAAACGAGATGGTTGGGGACGATGTCGGCAAACTTATCGAACCAGAATGCCGAGATGCGATTGAGTACCTCTCCCTTAAACGGAATCTCGTCAGGAAGAATGAAGTCGAACGCAGAAATGCGGTCGGTGGCGACCATCAGCAGGTTTTCACCGGCATCGTAAATATCACGAACCTTGCCACGGGAATCCGGACGACGCTCCATCGTTGTCACGTGAGTCACTCCTTACCTAAATACGACAGAAATGCGGGTTCTTTCCCGCATGTTTTCGCAAACTCGGAGCGGCAGGGACGCGGCCCCTCCTTCACCGAATAGCGAAAAGCTAGTGCTCCATTGTAGTAGATGCCGCGTCTGCCGTGTGCTCGCGGGGCAGATGAATTGTAAAAGTCGTACCCTTTCCAAGCTCCGACTCCACGGATATGTAGCCATGGTGACGCTCGACGATCTGCTTGGTCACGGCGAGGCCAACGCCCAGGCCGCCAGCTTCGCGGGCGCGGCTGGCATCGGCGCGCCAAAACCGCCCGAAGATGCGCGACAAATCGTCCTTGGCAATACCGATGCCGGTATCAGAAACGGCAATGCTGACGTGCTTGCGGTCACTGAGCACCGACACCACGACCCAACCGCCCTCGGGGGTGTAGCGCATGGCGTTGCTCATGAGGTTGATAACACATTGCGTGATCATGTCGGGATCGGCCTCGACGACATCGTCGTGACCCTGGGTCTCGTCCGCAAAACGCAGGCGCAGATCGCGGTCGACAAACAGGCGCTCCTGGGCATTAACGATGGAACGCACGAAAGGAACCATGTCCACCGGCTCAAGGTTGAGCGGAGCCGTGCTGTTTTCCATGCGCGACAGGTCGAGCATCTGCTGCACCAGACGAGCCAGGCGACGCGTCTCGGAAGCAACGGTTTCCAAATGCTCATCGTCGGTGGGATACACGCCATCCTGCATGGCCTCGACCGTTGCGAGCATGGCCATAAGCGGCGTGCGAAGCTCGTGTGCAACGTCTGAGGTCAGGCGCTTCTCGTGTTTCATATCCTTCTCGAGCGAAGTGGCCATCTCATCGAAGGTCTCACCCAGCTGATCGATCTCGTCATCACCGCGCAGTCCCGTGCGAGCCGACAGGTCGCCGTCACGGATTTGCTTTGCGGTACTGGTGATGCGATGAATCGGCTTGGTGAGCATGCGCGACACGAGCGATCCGATAACGACCGAAATGCAGATTGCAACAACCGCGGCGAGGGCCATGGCGTTAAAGGTCTTCTCCCTAAACGCAGAGTCCGCCTTGGTGAGCAGAGCGTCGGAGCCGATGGCCCACAGCTTTACCTGTCCGACATGCTCGCCGGAAGACGTTACAATCTCGACGTTAGCAACGCTATCGGAGTCGGTTGGAGCAGACGAGACCGGGCTATGCGATGCCCTCTTGCCGCTCGTGTCGTCGGTCGTAGCCTGGTTTTCGCGTATATCGGCGGTGGCGCTTGCCGAGGGCCAGGAATCGTCATAAACGATCACGCCCTTTTTATTGACGACCTGCATGCCCAGATCGTCGGAAACCAAACTCGACGTTGCGACCGTGCGCAGTTCTCCCGCGGTCCAAGAGCCGTTTTCCTCATATGAGGTTGCCAACTTCTCGGCAGCGGAATTTGCGATTTCGACGATATTGGAGCGTGTGTAATCCGAAAAGACCGTGCCCCACACAACAGAGACAACGCCCACCAGCACCAATACCGTCATGAGCGATGTCAGAGCAAAAGCAAGTGCC is a genomic window of Collinsella aerofaciens containing:
- a CDS encoding phosphoribosylaminoimidazolesuccinocarboxamide synthase; its protein translation is MERRPDSRGKVRDIYDAGENLLMVATDRISAFDFILPDEIPFKGEVLNRISAFWFDKFADIVPNHLVSIDPADFPEEFAEYRDYLAGRAMLVKKAQTIPIECIVRGYLTGSGKKTYDENGTVCGIQLPEGLTEASKLPEPLFTPSTKAEIGDHDENISFERCCEIVGEDIATQIRDLSLKIYKAAAEYAATRGIIIADTKFEFGVIDGKVTLIDECLTPDSSRFWPAASYEEGKIQPSYDKQFVRNWLKANWDMTGETPHLPAEVIDGTSERYREAFQIITGSQFTSMKENA
- a CDS encoding sensor histidine kinase; the encoded protein is MTPARFEIGQKHKQESEAGSKASWNTPRSDSRPTMSYPSRMALAFALTSLMTVLVLVGVVSVVWGTVFSDYTRSNIVEIANSAAEKLATSYEENGSWTAGELRTVATSSLVSDDLGMQVVNKKGVIVYDDSWPSASATADIRENQATTDDTSGKRASHSPVSSAPTDSDSVANVEIVTSSGEHVGQVKLWAIGSDALLTKADSAFREKTFNAMALAAVVAICISVVIGSLVSRMLTKPIHRITSTAKQIRDGDLSARTGLRGDDEIDQLGETFDEMATSLEKDMKHEKRLTSDVAHELRTPLMAMLATVEAMQDGVYPTDDEHLETVASETRRLARLVQQMLDLSRMENSTAPLNLEPVDMVPFVRSIVNAQERLFVDRDLRLRFADETQGHDDVVEADPDMITQCVINLMSNAMRYTPEGGWVVVSVLSDRKHVSIAVSDTGIGIAKDDLSRIFGRFWRADASRAREAGGLGVGLAVTKQIVERHHGYISVESELGKGTTFTIHLPREHTADAASTTMEH